A genomic segment from Chlorogloeopsis sp. ULAP01 encodes:
- the cas2 gene encoding CRISPR-associated endonuclease Cas2, with amino-acid sequence MLLYVVAYDIPCDKRRKKVSDLLEGYGIRVQYSVFECVLTVSQYNELHQRLRKKVKLSEDKIRFYPLSAHTLNQIQVWGGPPVTEIPGSTII; translated from the coding sequence ATGCTTTTGTATGTGGTAGCTTATGATATTCCTTGCGATAAGCGACGTAAAAAAGTCTCAGATTTATTGGAAGGCTACGGAATTCGAGTACAGTACAGTGTTTTTGAATGTGTGTTGACAGTTTCACAATATAATGAGTTACATCAGCGATTGCGGAAGAAAGTAAAGTTATCGGAGGATAAAATACGTTTTTATCCTTTGTCGGCTCACACTCTAAATCAAATTCAAGTTTGGGGTGGGCCTCCAGTAACAGAAATACCTGGTTCAACTATTATTTAG
- the cmr4 gene encoding type III-B CRISPR module RAMP protein Cmr4 codes for MSDFRVGYIYSLAPIHCGGEGDLGNILEIAREVHTNFPYVPGSSLRGTLRDEVKLQDETAVDILFGKELDKQGQMGVHQVWFGDARLLWVPMRTMSMNGGRDVFSWVSCHSLIRDHAIITQQSSVIFPNQAVGISAGTYLVADAQIQVTQMSNEQKQATTLAGTWPNSLKSAVQPTWENNRIVLPDADFQVLMEHSLWTQVRNKIQDETTGANQAGSAEVFWTDVCIPRDTIFYFSWGYSLLKDKPVKPEQHDVLMSVLQGLFQVGGQANVGRGWVQGWTNNAASPCPVKVGV; via the coding sequence ATGTCTGATTTTAGAGTTGGTTATATATACAGCCTTGCACCTATTCATTGTGGTGGTGAAGGTGACTTAGGCAATATTTTAGAAATTGCCCGTGAAGTGCATACCAATTTTCCTTATGTTCCTGGTTCATCTCTTAGAGGAACTCTCAGAGATGAAGTCAAGTTGCAAGATGAAACAGCAGTCGATATTTTATTTGGTAAAGAGTTAGATAAGCAAGGTCAAATGGGAGTGCATCAGGTATGGTTTGGAGATGCACGCTTGCTGTGGGTTCCTATGCGAACTATGTCAATGAATGGTGGTAGAGATGTATTTAGCTGGGTTAGCTGTCATTCTTTGATTCGCGATCATGCAATCATTACACAGCAAAGTTCTGTCATTTTTCCTAACCAAGCTGTAGGTATTTCGGCGGGTACATATCTGGTTGCTGATGCTCAAATTCAAGTCACTCAGATGTCTAATGAGCAAAAACAAGCAACAACCTTAGCTGGAACTTGGCCAAATTCTCTTAAAAGTGCTGTTCAACCGACTTGGGAAAATAATCGGATCGTTTTACCTGATGCTGATTTTCAAGTATTAATGGAACACTCTTTATGGACTCAAGTCCGTAACAAAATTCAAGATGAAACAACAGGTGCTAATCAAGCAGGTTCAGCTGAGGTATTTTGGACGGATGTTTGCATTCCTAGAGACACTATTTTCTATTTCTCTTGGGGTTACAGCCTCCTCAAAGATAAACCTGTGAAGCCAGAACAACATGACGTGTTAATGAGCGTTTTGCAGGGACTTTTTCAAGTTGGTGGTCAAGCCAATGTGGGGCGTGGTTGGGTTCAAGGTTGGACAAATAATGCTGCATCACCTTGTCCAGTAAAAGTTGGAGTATAG
- the cas10 gene encoding type III-B CRISPR-associated protein Cas10/Cmr2 produces the protein MSEEYWQAKIWGLLHDPVLKALHNNSGRGRNSFWQQLEVMQPWVEKGWNPETSGGKALQHIHQADYIASASDRGAIGSVSASINYAPGNNSEQGLEVSHLLSGAKRNFKIKQHSQMLTPNRKNYLDFQEQKLQEAIPAGVRTDIKGVFWWLWRCLPAATCQEFEDESLILMPAETRLPDSSIWSHTSITSALAGALAGYDLTMAEIEHWPANKTLSHPYLATFTFTPIQELIKASRKMRDFWAGSWLLHYLSAKVCWEVSKKYGPDSFLYPSLYQQPLIDHWLLQEFPKFDQWIKKPNANQLLTAGFPNVLVLVLPKDKVKGAMQMAKQKLLEEWARIGDLVFKELHNKRRWMPNLTEDSKTWQGWLESQWQFYWTALPIGKEGENLKNAAIPKERETEFLEWLNAQNKAYITNQEYNLFQDKEIDFLREAYQQRLERQGRKFSVNVGSWWAAIFDANRYALAAVKNARNWELPTAFGPRSTISGIGPVVHPSDDWITEGQTKKYWERHAGLFDGREQLNATETVKRVLEKVLDQLLDIKNEDAIAASYPDLTAGVAGYLKVHEKDIKHELAFKDACQAIIAKNPWAKGVIQEMKNKWGIPWIDKNNLPQRFHPRLLNAGWLVEDAETPELEKLQDKLKAADKQNKEVIRREISDLKKTYRQEIQKNIDSFYPGNNPADWYVLAAGDGDSMSEWLQGIKLKEYRDYIPSQLSVSLDSFQKFLEVKKRMGPSTHNALSRALLDFSNQLVPYLTQQRYAGRLIYAGGDDVLAYTNLWEWDNWLWDIRQCFRGDKDPQEEFDSGDDYWTAKTMLSQQVATRPLFTMGRNATISFGIIIAHHSVPLAIALENLWEAEKKAKEHKSPENQQKDAVQVRVLYGNGNILKATTKFQVFHQWQKLTLKPFSQEDKGLDAAIFEQAASLWSQHPAPLKEAITPWTKAFCDRRDQFQGDEVAKNQFQQYLAEFLGALWETTSEIDRDSEIQNWLKLAAFILRNRDIKLGGGV, from the coding sequence GTGTCAGAAGAATACTGGCAAGCAAAAATATGGGGTTTACTCCACGATCCTGTGTTAAAAGCTTTACATAATAATAGTGGGCGTGGGAGAAACAGCTTCTGGCAACAACTAGAGGTGATGCAACCTTGGGTTGAGAAAGGCTGGAATCCAGAAACATCTGGAGGTAAAGCATTACAACATATTCACCAAGCCGACTACATTGCTTCAGCAAGCGACAGAGGCGCTATTGGTAGCGTCAGCGCCAGTATAAATTATGCTCCAGGTAATAACTCAGAACAAGGTTTAGAAGTCTCTCACCTATTATCCGGGGCGAAACGTAATTTTAAAATCAAGCAGCATTCACAAATGCTGACACCAAATCGTAAAAATTACTTAGATTTCCAAGAACAAAAATTACAAGAAGCCATACCCGCAGGGGTAAGGACAGATATTAAAGGTGTGTTTTGGTGGCTGTGGCGTTGTTTACCAGCCGCAACGTGTCAGGAATTTGAGGATGAATCTTTGATACTGATGCCGGCTGAAACCCGCTTACCAGATAGTTCGATTTGGAGTCACACCAGTATTACATCTGCTTTGGCTGGCGCTTTGGCTGGCTATGACTTGACAATGGCAGAAATTGAACATTGGCCAGCTAATAAAACTTTATCTCATCCTTATCTCGCCACTTTCACATTTACACCCATACAAGAACTAATTAAAGCCAGTCGCAAAATGCGGGACTTTTGGGCAGGTTCTTGGCTTCTACACTATCTCTCAGCCAAAGTCTGTTGGGAAGTTTCCAAAAAATACGGCCCTGACAGCTTTCTTTATCCCAGCCTTTACCAACAGCCATTAATTGACCATTGGTTATTACAAGAATTTCCTAAGTTTGACCAATGGATCAAGAAACCTAATGCTAATCAATTATTAACGGCTGGTTTTCCTAACGTGTTGGTGTTAGTGCTACCAAAAGATAAAGTAAAAGGTGCCATGCAAATGGCTAAGCAAAAACTTTTAGAAGAGTGGGCGCGAATTGGTGATTTGGTTTTTAAAGAATTACACAATAAACGCCGTTGGATGCCAAATTTAACAGAAGATAGCAAAACTTGGCAAGGTTGGTTAGAGTCTCAATGGCAGTTTTATTGGACGGCTTTACCCATAGGTAAAGAGGGAGAGAATTTAAAAAACGCAGCGATTCCTAAAGAAAGAGAAACAGAATTTTTAGAATGGCTAAATGCCCAAAATAAAGCTTATATAACTAATCAAGAATACAATCTATTTCAAGATAAGGAAATAGATTTTCTGCGGGAAGCATATCAACAGCGATTGGAAAGACAAGGAAGAAAATTTAGCGTCAATGTTGGTTCTTGGTGGGCAGCAATTTTTGATGCAAATCGCTATGCTTTAGCAGCTGTTAAAAATGCCCGTAATTGGGAATTACCAACAGCTTTCGGTCCTCGTTCTACAATCTCTGGTATTGGCCCGGTGGTGCATCCTAGTGATGATTGGATTACAGAAGGACAAACTAAAAAATATTGGGAACGTCACGCAGGTTTATTTGATGGACGAGAACAGTTAAATGCTACTGAAACGGTTAAACGGGTTTTAGAAAAAGTTTTAGATCAGTTGTTGGATATTAAAAATGAAGATGCCATAGCAGCTTCTTATCCAGATTTAACCGCAGGTGTGGCGGGATATCTCAAAGTTCATGAAAAGGATATTAAGCACGAATTAGCATTTAAGGATGCTTGTCAAGCAATTATCGCCAAAAATCCTTGGGCTAAAGGTGTAATCCAAGAAATGAAAAATAAATGGGGAATTCCGTGGATAGATAAGAATAATTTACCCCAAAGATTTCATCCGCGTTTACTCAATGCTGGCTGGTTAGTGGAAGATGCTGAAACTCCAGAACTAGAAAAATTACAAGATAAATTAAAAGCAGCAGATAAACAGAATAAAGAAGTAATTCGCCGAGAAATTTCGGATTTGAAAAAAACTTATCGCCAAGAAATCCAAAAAAATATTGATAGCTTTTACCCTGGTAACAATCCTGCTGACTGGTATGTATTAGCTGCGGGTGATGGCGATAGTATGAGTGAATGGTTGCAGGGTATAAAACTAAAAGAATATCGAGATTATATTCCCTCACAATTATCAGTATCGCTGGACAGTTTCCAGAAATTTTTAGAAGTCAAAAAACGGATGGGGCCATCAACACATAATGCTCTCAGTCGTGCTTTGTTAGATTTTTCTAATCAATTGGTACCTTATCTGACTCAACAGCGTTATGCTGGACGCTTGATTTATGCCGGTGGTGATGATGTTTTAGCCTACACCAACCTCTGGGAATGGGATAACTGGTTATGGGATATTCGCCAATGCTTCCGGGGAGATAAGGATCCCCAAGAGGAATTTGATAGCGGTGATGATTATTGGACTGCTAAGACTATGCTGTCGCAGCAAGTAGCCACAAGACCATTATTCACAATGGGCAGGAATGCAACTATTAGCTTTGGGATTATTATTGCCCATCATTCTGTACCGTTAGCGATCGCTTTGGAAAATCTTTGGGAGGCAGAGAAAAAGGCGAAGGAACACAAATCTCCTGAAAATCAGCAAAAAGATGCGGTGCAAGTCCGGGTGTTGTATGGCAATGGCAATATTTTAAAGGCAACTACGAAGTTCCAAGTATTCCATCAGTGGCAGAAACTTACTCTCAAACCCTTTTCCCAAGAAGATAAGGGACTAGATGCAGCCATTTTTGAACAAGCCGCTAGTCTTTGGAGCCAGCATCCCGCACCTCTAAAAGAAGCGATCACACCTTGGACAAAAGCATTTTGCGATCGGCGCGATCAATTTCAAGGAGATGAAGTTGCCAAAAACCAATTTCAGCAGTACTTAGCTGAGTTTCTTGGGGCTTTATGGGAAACCACTTCTGAGATTGATAGAGATTCAGAAATACAAAACTGGCTGAAGCTTGCTGCTTTTATCCTTCGCAATCGTGACATCAAATTAGGAGGTGGTGTCTGA
- a CDS encoding RAMP superfamily CRISPR-associated protein codes for MYTGSRLIELLELQHQRRSQSGLFKKDTFTIQWRAKVGSFPHPDVETIVSAGEPCGAWRPTQGRPEDKRNVNENWQLFRVLPLNGYIPGASIRGIVRAWAKQRPDILPRMYELLGYQNNDTIRAGKIEFLDAWPDEPTKLTLDIVNPQQEFQVYHQGQGTPLSLYTLGDGKDYIPVTVAIRGIPGRATDAEVSEVWGWVQQALSLYGVGSRTASGYGTLKFSDPLKPTPDPDCTVKQFDFSLYSQGSAGPNMQTMELRPSHWRGWLRSWILRFLLGVMSQQDAKKTVDELLGTLEPQTRKGCLRLQMLKGKIWGDYSTDQPRFYAWKGKLQISAPKDILNTIILPIIRFAVMVGGVGRGWRRPLHIFHMNNGHAAARGTLLTLTHKLRNKNTQEWETKPYALPLDAATWTKAYQDWLAAVQSQWSDRVTADNHNINAEVFSPNTCAIYAVPGPDSEPIERREMLWNYANDAEATRGDGMYLIYQKDAPQNYKRNPEIGGNAGGGNASCSWASIKRVNIHNKEEETDCQEIVCLFMGGQTPNSNHVRSRFLRDLGKMSGAVHLFGVQPPTNP; via the coding sequence ATGTACACTGGTTCTCGATTAATTGAATTGTTAGAGTTACAACATCAAAGGCGATCGCAATCTGGCTTATTTAAAAAAGATACTTTTACTATTCAGTGGCGTGCTAAAGTTGGTTCTTTTCCTCACCCAGATGTAGAAACTATTGTCTCAGCAGGCGAACCTTGTGGTGCATGGCGACCTACTCAAGGACGACCGGAAGATAAACGTAATGTTAATGAAAATTGGCAACTGTTCCGAGTATTACCTCTAAATGGTTATATTCCTGGTGCTTCCATTAGAGGAATAGTAAGAGCTTGGGCAAAACAACGCCCTGATATTTTACCTAGAATGTATGAACTTTTGGGGTATCAAAACAACGATACAATCAGGGCTGGTAAGATTGAATTCCTAGATGCTTGGCCTGATGAACCAACCAAACTGACTTTAGATATTGTTAATCCTCAGCAAGAATTTCAAGTTTATCATCAAGGACAAGGTACGCCTTTATCTCTCTACACTCTAGGCGATGGTAAAGATTATATTCCTGTTACAGTAGCTATTCGCGGCATTCCTGGTCGTGCTACCGATGCAGAAGTCAGTGAAGTTTGGGGATGGGTACAGCAAGCACTGAGTTTATACGGTGTTGGTAGTCGGACGGCTTCTGGATATGGAACACTGAAGTTTTCCGATCCTCTCAAACCCACTCCCGATCCTGATTGTACAGTCAAGCAATTTGACTTTAGTCTCTACAGCCAAGGTAGTGCAGGGCCAAATATGCAAACAATGGAATTGCGCCCTTCCCATTGGCGTGGCTGGCTGAGGTCTTGGATTTTGCGGTTTTTGCTGGGAGTAATGTCTCAGCAAGATGCTAAAAAAACCGTTGATGAACTGTTAGGAACCTTAGAACCACAAACCCGCAAAGGTTGTCTGCGTTTGCAGATGTTGAAGGGTAAAATATGGGGCGATTACTCCACTGATCAACCAAGGTTTTACGCCTGGAAAGGCAAATTACAAATTAGCGCCCCCAAAGACATCTTAAATACAATTATTCTGCCGATTATTCGATTTGCAGTCATGGTAGGTGGTGTAGGACGTGGTTGGCGCAGACCGTTGCACATATTCCATATGAACAATGGTCATGCTGCTGCACGGGGAACGCTTTTGACTTTAACTCACAAATTGAGAAATAAAAATACACAGGAATGGGAAACCAAACCCTATGCTTTGCCTTTGGATGCAGCAACATGGACAAAAGCTTATCAAGATTGGCTAGCAGCAGTACAAAGCCAATGGTCTGATAGAGTTACAGCAGACAACCATAATATTAACGCCGAGGTTTTTTCACCTAATACTTGTGCAATCTACGCTGTTCCCGGTCCAGACAGTGAACCCATAGAACGCCGTGAAATGTTGTGGAACTATGCCAACGACGCAGAAGCAACTCGTGGTGACGGGATGTACTTAATTTATCAAAAAGATGCACCACAAAATTACAAGCGCAATCCAGAGATTGGCGGAAATGCAGGTGGGGGTAATGCTTCCTGTTCTTGGGCAAGTATCAAACGAGTAAATATTCACAACAAAGAAGAAGAAACAGACTGTCAAGAAATTGTCTGTCTTTTTATGGGCGGACAAACACCAAATTCTAACCATGTGCGATCGCGTTTTCTTCGCGATCTAGGCAAAATGAGTGGTGCTGTACATTTATTTGGTGTTCAGCCTCCTACTAATCCTTAA
- a CDS encoding tetratricopeptide repeat protein encodes MFDFFNFNLRKKKRKFFQKFSDFLSPLDVINPTDTSRKLRKWLQEEFEKGSKPEDYKHIIDGLTQGIEEFIENHVDLYIYKQQTEAKRKRFRRFWSFIILFFSVVSIIIISSISIENPKEQILFTLVVGALLGIFPISYIAYSYYKSEVQKDRLENDLRLLGLVSEENINEISELYNTVYNPFQFGVYIILFVTLASIIFAAYYKKDELTVIKSITVEIIFYAFLGSYFFGIQLLIRRYNTFDLQPQVYSAVILRTLLSAVITFSIASLIGGIEKNNTNLSLPNTVVIVQQENPNQPSETDSLPWQILAFLIGIFPTRGIRWITFVANRALSAPIEQYNEYPLKNILGINTWHEARLSELGIDNVQSLATTDICKLLLSTQFDTQQIVNWVDQAILCMKLGSKVERLRELNINTFHELQIAILEVKSDEDSYFSSSKSNSYEVNQKNNGYDQQDTFKRLSSALALTSDDIKLLSDYSNYPNYTHIKSYYRGAPEIASKQAATGKQFLMKSLSRQITISGILLASYKDEETGGNVSISIHEQKAIEQEIKELKMFLKENPNNAKEYINLGTRYYLLNQVSEAKRVYQQAILLDSNLAEAYNNRSVIFIDEGNYEEAIRDTRQAIRINSHFDVAYSNLGLAQLRQNDAFSAIDTLTKAINCNCRLAAAYYYRGVAYNTVSMGEEHFRLAVADFERAYLLGYEGDVLWSAWGLALSSLGEYEEAMEKYDEAIARCGIISARLYARRAYAYLQFGTSLYNDEKNPQPQKGAVYYQKAYFDFEKATAKEDNAPASAFANFGLLKALEGDMKAKEGKKEEAKKYYDEAIHKYTKAIEIYHNTLPKPNNKDAARENGELYEFHRNLAMFYQKVGDYENAKLNYSEAIRLGDETVETHFNYGICLFKFGNSLLDGAIHDYNEDYS; translated from the coding sequence AAGGAAATTTTTTCAAAAATTCTCTGATTTTTTATCACCTTTAGATGTAATAAATCCTACAGATACATCTAGAAAACTTAGAAAATGGTTACAGGAAGAATTTGAAAAAGGTAGTAAACCCGAAGATTACAAACATATTATTGATGGATTAACTCAAGGAATTGAGGAATTTATTGAAAATCATGTTGATTTATATATATATAAACAGCAAACAGAAGCAAAAAGAAAAAGATTTAGAAGATTTTGGTCTTTTATTATTCTATTTTTTTCAGTTGTATCTATAATTATAATTAGTAGTATAAGCATTGAAAATCCGAAGGAACAAATACTTTTTACTTTGGTAGTTGGAGCATTACTAGGAATTTTTCCCATTTCCTATATTGCATATAGTTATTATAAATCTGAAGTACAAAAAGACCGATTAGAAAATGATTTAAGATTATTGGGATTAGTTTCTGAAGAAAATATTAACGAAATTAGTGAACTTTATAACACTGTATACAATCCCTTTCAATTTGGTGTATATATTATTTTATTTGTTACTTTAGCATCTATTATATTTGCAGCATACTACAAAAAAGACGAGCTAACTGTTATAAAAAGTATTACAGTTGAAATAATTTTTTATGCATTTCTTGGCTCTTACTTCTTTGGTATACAATTACTAATTAGAAGATATAATACTTTCGATTTACAACCACAAGTTTACAGTGCTGTTATTCTTAGGACTTTACTTTCAGCAGTTATTACTTTTAGCATCGCTTCACTGATTGGAGGAATTGAGAAGAATAATACAAATTTATCACTGCCTAACACAGTGGTAATAGTTCAACAAGAAAACCCCAATCAACCTTCTGAAACAGATTCTTTGCCTTGGCAAATACTAGCTTTTTTAATTGGAATTTTTCCTACTCGTGGTATTCGCTGGATAACCTTTGTTGCTAATCGCGCTTTGAGCGCACCTATTGAACAATACAATGAATATCCGCTCAAAAATATTTTAGGTATCAATACTTGGCATGAGGCTCGACTTTCAGAGTTAGGTATTGATAATGTTCAGAGTTTAGCTACTACAGATATATGTAAGTTACTTTTATCTACTCAGTTTGATACTCAACAAATAGTTAATTGGGTAGATCAAGCAATTTTATGTATGAAATTAGGTTCTAAAGTAGAGCGTTTACGTGAATTAAATATCAACACATTTCATGAATTACAAATTGCTATTTTAGAAGTGAAATCAGATGAAGATTCATATTTTAGCTCAAGCAAATCTAATAGTTATGAAGTAAATCAAAAAAATAATGGCTATGACCAGCAAGATACATTTAAGCGTTTATCATCAGCACTTGCTTTAACATCAGATGATATCAAGCTTTTGAGCGATTATTCTAATTATCCAAATTATACTCATATCAAATCTTATTATAGAGGTGCTCCTGAGATAGCCAGTAAACAAGCTGCTACTGGTAAACAGTTTCTGATGAAATCCTTGAGCAGGCAGATTACTATTAGTGGTATTCTTTTAGCCTCTTATAAAGATGAGGAGACCGGAGGTAATGTATCTATAAGTATTCATGAGCAGAAAGCAATAGAGCAAGAAATTAAAGAATTAAAAATGTTCTTGAAAGAAAATCCTAATAACGCTAAGGAATATATAAATTTAGGAACTCGTTATTATCTGCTTAATCAAGTATCTGAGGCGAAGAGAGTATATCAGCAAGCTATTCTTCTGGATTCTAACTTGGCTGAAGCATATAACAATAGAAGTGTTATCTTTATTGATGAAGGTAATTATGAAGAAGCAATTCGAGATACTAGACAAGCTATTAGAATAAATTCACATTTTGATGTAGCTTATAGCAATCTCGGATTAGCTCAATTACGTCAGAACGACGCTTTTTCAGCTATCGATACTTTGACAAAAGCAATAAATTGTAATTGTCGTCTTGCGGCAGCTTACTATTATCGTGGAGTAGCTTACAACACTGTTTCAATGGGAGAAGAGCATTTTAGATTAGCTGTGGCAGACTTTGAGAGAGCATACTTACTTGGCTATGAAGGTGATGTTTTATGGTCTGCTTGGGGATTGGCCTTAAGTAGTTTGGGAGAATACGAAGAGGCTATGGAAAAGTACGATGAGGCTATTGCTAGATGTGGAATTATTTCTGCTCGGCTTTATGCTCGACGAGCTTATGCTTATCTACAATTTGGAACATCTTTGTATAACGACGAAAAAAATCCCCAGCCTCAAAAAGGAGCTGTTTACTATCAAAAAGCATATTTTGATTTTGAGAAAGCCACTGCTAAAGAGGATAATGCTCCGGCATCTGCATTTGCTAATTTTGGATTACTCAAAGCCTTAGAAGGAGATATGAAAGCGAAGGAAGGTAAAAAAGAAGAAGCTAAGAAATATTATGATGAAGCAATTCACAAATATACTAAGGCTATTGAAATATATCACAATACACTTCCTAAACCCAACAATAAGGATGCTGCTCGCGAAAACGGCGAATTATATGAATTCCATAGAAATTTAGCAATGTTTTATCAGAAAGTAGGTGACTATGAAAACGCTAAACTTAATTATTCAGAAGCTATTCGACTTGGTGACGAAACAGTAGAAACCCACTTCAACTATGGGATATGTTTATTTAAATTCGGAAATTCTCTATTGGACGGTGCTATTCATGACTATAATGAAGATTATAGCTAA
- a CDS encoding type III-B CRISPR module-associated Cmr3 family protein, with the protein MFWYTLTPLDLLLLRDAKPFTPGERAWAGSIFPPNGHTIAGALRGLFSQKKDFRLIGPFLCRQTESGNKLYLPRPLGFYKSTPLVPLEWNSDSYLQAALWDKTEPSPLVKPPGQLADEEDNYSPSSSEKKFRQYLPYEVVQKYLETGHIDREDWIVEGGSYEDQPWTIETRSHNSIEEGTRQVKAADGYFVENGIRLYAKWSLAIAIDQEIDTPMTLRLGGEGHRTILQRCHELDEQWASLQQQSQKNFKSGGKSIAYLVTPGVFERKDKYQGTEKSLCRAFPWEWKLAHTVNKNQILGDLVSVATDKAVPISCRFRDKDEITKSIPAPQVFAAPPGSLYYLNQPRSLFQDDGQTQVNKWRKLGYSELLWINYKL; encoded by the coding sequence ATGTTCTGGTATACCTTAACGCCACTGGATTTGCTGTTATTGCGCGATGCCAAACCCTTTACTCCAGGAGAAAGGGCTTGGGCTGGGAGTATATTTCCGCCCAATGGTCATACGATCGCTGGCGCATTGCGCGGTTTATTTTCACAAAAGAAAGACTTCCGCCTCATTGGCCCGTTTCTTTGCCGACAAACTGAATCCGGTAATAAACTTTACTTGCCGCGCCCTCTGGGATTTTATAAGTCAACGCCCCTAGTACCTTTAGAATGGAACTCTGATTCTTATTTACAAGCAGCTTTATGGGATAAAACTGAACCTTCTCCCTTGGTTAAACCTCCAGGGCAATTGGCAGATGAGGAAGATAATTACAGCCCTAGTAGTAGTGAGAAAAAGTTTCGCCAGTATTTGCCCTATGAAGTTGTTCAGAAATATTTAGAAACTGGGCATATAGATAGGGAAGATTGGATTGTTGAAGGTGGAAGTTATGAAGATCAACCTTGGACAATAGAAACGCGATCGCACAATTCAATTGAGGAAGGGACAAGGCAAGTTAAAGCTGCCGATGGTTATTTTGTCGAAAATGGAATTCGTCTCTATGCTAAATGGAGTTTAGCGATCGCTATAGATCAAGAAATTGATACTCCCATGACTCTGCGATTAGGAGGGGAAGGGCATCGCACAATTTTACAGCGTTGCCATGAATTGGATGAGCAGTGGGCAAGCCTGCAACAACAATCTCAGAAGAATTTTAAGAGTGGAGGTAAGTCGATAGCTTATTTGGTGACTCCTGGCGTATTTGAACGCAAGGATAAATATCAAGGTACAGAAAAGTCTTTGTGCCGTGCCTTTCCCTGGGAGTGGAAATTAGCTCATACCGTCAACAAAAATCAAATACTGGGAGATTTAGTTAGTGTCGCTACTGATAAAGCAGTACCGATAAGTTGCCGCTTTCGTGACAAAGATGAAATAACTAAAAGCATCCCTGCACCTCAAGTTTTTGCCGCGCCTCCTGGGAGTTTGTATTACTTGAATCAGCCGCGATCGCTGTTCCAAGATGACGGACAAACCCAGGTGAATAAATGGCGAAAACTCGGCTACTCCGAATTACTGTGGATAAATTATAAATTATGA
- the cas1 gene encoding CRISPR-associated endonuclease Cas1 — translation MRTLYVSQQNCYVSLQKETLIVKQGEIVQGQVQLPLLEQILIFGKSQVSTQAIRACLWREIPIVYLSRMGYCYGRILPIGRGYRQLCRYQQQLTQTERLITARGIVQAKLKNSRVLLRRQRRRQESELLEKVLQGLDHLVSQVAIADNWDRLMGFEGAGAAQYFSVFGECLTNPEFVFVGRSRRPPGNPVNAILSFGYQVLWNHLLALIELQGLDPYYACLHEGSERHAALASDLIEEFRAPIVDSLVLWLVNKNVMNAQNDFEYRDGGCYLNDLGRKKYLKAFLQRMEEEVQIDDGNKQPRWHLLTTQVKAYKQFVYNPAQVYQPYLIR, via the coding sequence ATGAGAACTCTCTATGTCTCTCAGCAAAATTGCTATGTTTCACTGCAAAAAGAAACTTTAATTGTCAAACAGGGAGAGATAGTTCAGGGTCAGGTGCAGCTACCGCTATTGGAACAGATTTTGATTTTTGGCAAGTCGCAAGTCAGCACACAAGCGATTCGGGCCTGCTTGTGGAGAGAGATTCCCATTGTCTACCTTTCGCGCATGGGATACTGTTATGGGCGTATTTTACCAATTGGGCGGGGGTATCGACAATTATGCCGCTATCAGCAACAACTGACACAAACAGAACGGCTGATTACTGCTAGAGGGATTGTACAGGCAAAGTTAAAAAATAGTCGAGTTCTGTTGCGGCGACAGCGACGGCGGCAAGAGTCTGAGTTGTTAGAAAAAGTGCTACAAGGTTTAGATCACCTGGTTTCGCAAGTGGCGATCGCTGATAACTGGGATCGGCTCATGGGTTTTGAAGGTGCAGGTGCAGCACAGTATTTCTCTGTTTTTGGTGAATGCTTGACAAATCCTGAATTTGTGTTTGTTGGACGTAGCCGTCGTCCTCCAGGAAATCCTGTAAATGCCATATTAAGTTTTGGGTATCAGGTACTTTGGAATCACTTGCTGGCATTAATTGAACTCCAGGGACTTGATCCTTATTATGCTTGTTTGCACGAAGGTTCAGAACGCCATGCTGCACTGGCTTCTGATTTAATTGAGGAGTTTCGTGCGCCAATTGTGGATTCTCTAGTGCTATGGCTGGTGAATAAAAATGTCATGAATGCTCAGAATGATTTTGAATATCGGGATGGAGGTTGTTATCTCAATGATTTGGGCAGAAAAAAATATTTAAAAGCTTTTTTACAGCGCATGGAAGAGGAAGTACAAATAGATGATGGAAACAAACAACCGCGATGGCATCTTCTTACCACTCAGGTGAAAGCTTATAAGCAATTTGTCTATAATCCAGCGCAGGTTTATCAGCCTTATCTGATTCGCTAA